The sequence TGAACAGTATTAAGCGTATATGTGTGGAGAAAATAACCTCGTATTTGGCAAGCTCCCCCCTCAGGCGGCCTATGTTTTGTCCAGTTTCTGAGATCTGAGGCTCCAAACTGGACGGGTCTCCCATCTGTGGACTCTGCTCATACACGCCCTTCATCTTCTCCAGTGCTTCACTGAGGTCAAACACAAGGAGAAAGTGCTATTGTtggggaaatgtgtttgctGATTAAGGAAGTTTATTTCTTGTGTGGCACTGCTGATAAGGATGGGAAGTGTTTCCAGGCCGAGAGGACACGTCGAATGATTGCACATCGTATATATGAGGTCAGAAATTCATGTTATTTAACACCAAATTGCTGAAAATACTTTTTAACCCAcatcaaaacaaagaaaataacctTCCCTAAAAGTCTGACACAAACTACTGCCTAAAATATGAATATTCTCTACGCACAATGGCGCTCTTTTAGCTTAAGCCTCCAGAAAATAAGTTTCAAACGACTGaaaactgcagaaaaaaaaagtaattttcagtttttattcaagtaatcagtccagagtccagactaaacatggagaagcagcatttagctgttacgctgcaaataagtggaacaaactgccagtggagattaaactttcaccaaatggagacatttttaaatccaggttaaagacatttctgttctcatgtgtctatgcatgaaatctgcatgatatctttaaacttatctggactgttgcttgtttttaaattcatttaaatgattttatttgtttctctttatattcttttatgtatttttaatgcttcttccactccctgctgcaatgcttttattttatgtgaagcactttgaattgtttgtacatgaaatgtgctatataatgaatttgatttgattttgatttaatcTCAAGAGTATTTTTTCCAGGGATGGGTGTGGTATTTTCACCTTTGGTCTTGCTCCCTCTGTAGATCTTTGGCGATATCATCGATCTTCCCCTGCAGCCTCTTTTTCCTCTGTTCCGGAGGAAGGTGGGAAAAGTCTTCGGCAGGAGGCGGCTACACAAACACGTTCACAAATCGAATCAAATTTAAAGTCGGCCGTCAAATATAAAACAAGGACGAGCGTTCATCACCAGATGCCACTCCTCCCCGTTTCTATGGCCGTTGCTAACGAGATGTTTATACACGCTGACAGGTTAATGCTGCATATACAGCTCATTAGGCAAAGTAAAGGTATGAAACTAGAGATGATGGAGTGAGTGACTGCTCAGAAATATAATACATCCCATGAAACCCCTCATTGTAATCATCTAAGAGAGAAACTGATTGAATTCCAGCTGTTCGATGGTTTGCTTCGGCTCCCACTAAATGAAAATCTCAGTCAGAGCCAACAGAGAAGACTCATTCACCTGTGATGGCATACAAATACACTTTTGAGAGTATTATGGTACTTTATATTATAATATGGGAATCTATAATTAAATAGcttttcaaagagaaaaaaaaaaatcgattacAATCACTATTCATTTCCTTCATTTCCCTTCAGAACAatattttcagtcattttcagCTACCTGAATATGAAGGAATATAATTATATCTCAGTTTTAATCAGAAGTAAGAGCTTTAAGTCTGCGTTCGAAGTTCTAGTGCAAGCTTGCTAAGTATATGGCTGACTTTTAGTAAATAATGAAGTCGaatagagaggggggggggggatagaGAGAGAAATCCTAACACAGCATGCTCTGTGTAATTATTATTAAGAGAAGGTGACACCttgtttccttctatgtagcttattgttagctttgatgttaactgtaatgttatatatttttaagtttatatattttttaagtcactttggataaaagtgtctgctaaatgcataaacataaaccttGTCTCCAGTTTTCTGGAAAGATGTTGCAGTCAATTTTTTAAACATCCCATTTGAGCTTTGAGCCCCATAATCAAGACTCAGTTTACATCCACTCTTGCCACCTTGATTAATGTTAAGAATACAGCAGGAGACTAAACTTTGGGCACAAGTAACCATTCAAAGACTAAAATACAAGTTCTTCTGCAACACTGTGGATAATGTGCATTTGAATTGGTTTTCAACGCTGGATTTTTATCACCATTCAGTGTATCTGTATGCAATCACAGAGTAAACGCTTAGTATATTTTCAGTTGAGAGAAAATCATGATATCCCTGAATAGAAAATAAAGTATCCCGTGCAAAAGGTATGATGACCCTGATTGGGGGGAATTAATTAAATAGTAACTCCACCTATATGGATAACTGCGTGTAATGACAGGTTTGTGGTCACAGGGTCAGCAGAGTTCAGGTGCAATCACAACTTCATTTAAAATAGCAAAATAATGCAGACAAATGTCACAATTTTAGTGGAATCATTGTAAAGCAAGGCTGTAAGAATTTCATGCATGGTATACAACTTTGGGAAACTCTGACATTTTTGCACCATTTACCAATTTCCATCTGTTTTAACAACAATCTGCATAAAAAAGAAGCTACGTAATTCAAATGGGTGTTAGACAGAGAACTCCTTCCATAAACAGGTGGCATAGATGGGGGCACCAGGCACAGTGACCAAAACAGTTTCTATACCAGGctgtaaacatgtttatttctgctttcagcTTAACAATGGGGTCCCATAGAGACCATCTCTTTCAGAACCAGCCGCTGGTGGCCATTCAGTGAACCCGTTTCATCTTTTAACACGTGCTTTTTGGCCACAGAGGTTTGTGCAGAACATCTAAAGTGGAGTTACTCTTTAAATAATGTTTCCCCTTGAAAAGAATTCAGCACCAAATCCTGGTATCCAAGCACCTTTTACGTCTATCCTCTATGTAATGATGATAAAGTTTACCGTGTGTTTTTCAGCAAGTGATATCTAGACAGAAGGAAAATGAAGACTCAGCGTGAGacaaaattacaacaaaaacaGCTCACTGGAAACACATAAAGAATATAAAATAACATGAATGTCAACAGTTTTTACAACAGGAACTTACGTGTGTGAACCATTTACAAAACAAGGATGCAAACAGAGCTCACACCTGAAGTTAGCCAACAGCGTAGCATCACTCACCAAGCCAGCTTTGTGTATTAAGGTAGAAATCCTGGGTTTGACAGTTTGATTAAACTCCctcagacagagagacagaggagaGCGCTGCAGCTTGGAGAGGGGGAGGGAAAGGTGAAGGCTGCCAGGTTGGAAAGGGGACGGGGGAGAAAAAGATGGAGGGGCAAACTGAAGAGGGGGAGGAAAAAGACAAGGTGGAGGAACCAGGCAACCAGAGAAGAGGGGCAAAACATAGGAAAAGGGACATTGGTGATGAGAGGAAAAAATAGGGAGAGTGAGTCAAAGAGAAGGCAGAGACTTCTGTAATAACGTAGCTGAAGAGTTAAAGAGGAAAAAGGTGTTTCGGGGCATGTCTGTGCAGCACTCTGGAATTGGAGTTGGCCCCTGAGGGAGTGGTGGGTAAGATATGAATGGAATGTGTGCACTCACGTATTTATTGCAAAGCATTGATAAGAGACCAGAAAGAGTGACATAAGAGGCAGAGCCCTGTTCTTCAGATGGATTTGAATACTGATGATTTGACAGGAGACTTCTAAGCTTTTTTCATTCTTCAAATTTGTCAAAAACTGGTTTTCAGGGAAACGGCCTTCTAAAAATCAACAAAAATACAGGTTATTCCACTGCTAACAGCATTATGATTGCCTTAACTACACTGATAATTGTTTAATAGTAAATGTTGATTCTTGACTATGTGAACGAACACTGTTAATTTGTTCATTAAGATGTATTTTAACAAACTAATAACTTTAATGAATGAGCTGTAATGAATGACTGAAAGAGCTGAGAGAACAGGCAGAATATGCTGCGTTGGGGTTGATATCCTCATAGGATTATTAAGAGGTAGATGTATTAGTTCTATTTTTCGGGAGAACAGCTTGATCGGCTGCATAATTATCAGAGGGGTTACCTCTACTTCTTAATAACACGAGacagaagaaaaacagcaaatctGATCCAATTTCAGGTTGGATTGGGAGTACAACCCAATATATTAATAGCTATTTGTCATTTAAAGTTCTAAATCTATGTCTGAACATCCCAACATTACCGTATACATGAATGCTACGAAAAAGGGTTCTTGCACACTGACCGAACAGCCCAAATAAATGTTTCATATGACTTTCATATCTCAACATTATGTCCATAAATAGAGTATTTAACCGGCATCACCAGATACCCGATATTTCCTTGTTTTAGAGCACATTTAATTTGCTTTAAGCTTTCCAACTTCCCCCCTGCTAGTTCTGACTGTTGAAAGCAAGTCTCTCTCTAGATTGAGCGTTTGATTTGACCTTTTCGGGCGTGTGTAGACACATAGCAAACCGTGGAAGATCTGTGCCATCTGAAAATATATAAGAATTGTTCTAAGGCAGGGgtgtccacatccggtcctggagggccgctgtcctgcaggttttagatgtttccctgcttcaacacacccgattcagatcaatgcatcataaACTGGCTTGTGCAGAATTTtgacaatcttttgaagagatccatttcatctgaatcaggtgtgttgaagcagggcaacatctaaaacctgcaggacagcggcccgcTAGGACCGACTTCGGACGTCCCTGTTCTAAGCTAATGTAAAGAGAATAATTCTTGTTTCCACATGATGATCATATACTAATACCAacaaagaaatgaataaatattacATTGCATTTCTGCTAATAgactaaactttaaaaaatgaaatacaACGAATAGAGACCGGTTCCTTTAAGTACATGCAGCACTCTTCAATCATCATCCAGCAGTTTCCTGAGTGCTGACAGCTGTCTCCATTCTCTGCACAAATGtacttttttctcctcttttccaTTTAAAAATGAGAACATGAAGTGTTCAGCATTAAATCAGTCTGTACTAAAAAACAGGTCATATGAATTTGCAATAACAGGATAAGTTTAGCCTGACAACAACATGCTCACCTGCATTACTCAAAGCACATCTGAAGAAGAGGATTTCAGTTTGCATTAGTGGAGGAGAAGCAGAGGGGCGGGGCTGTGTGGATATCAGTGTCACACTCTTCATGCAAAAACAAAGAGATGCAACTCTTCGTGTTCAATTTCACCTTGTGTTTCTTGAAAGGCCAGAGCTTGGCGCGCACTTTTGGTGGATGGAGGCTGGACTCTGAGGTCGCTGGTTTGATTCCCTGGGAATAGTCTTCAAACTCGAGATCTCCCGGTCGTTCAAAACCAGATTTGTGTTGCTCTATGAAAATGATCGAGTCCTGCagggaaaaataaacaaatatattcctttaaaaaaaacaaacaaaaacgttTATTAGGAAGGTTCACagttataacaaaaaaaaaaaagagaagttgTTACGATTAGCTAATATGTTCAAAACTCAACACATTTATAAAGTCCAAGTTGGATAACACTCAAACGTGGAGGCGGATAAATTTGCGTTTAATGGTAAaatatagggctgggcaacgattaaaaattttaatctaattaatcgcatgatttccctgattaatcgcgattaatcgcatttgtacgcaaaatccaaaaatgaaatcaaaagtagcgtatagcttttagcatttagctttattttaaatgtgctgccatatgaatgaaagtgccataacatttgttgtgcaaacacacttttaacatcagcatctttctgtagtttttatgtagaagcctcgctccactgtctgtttccttgaatgacttgctgctatcagttgtgtgttttgcctttaagtgatattttagactggaactactacgctgagaagacagttcaacttggcagtgtttacagatgactttggttctgtcgactccgccgtctggaagaactttaaaatgaaaatggccgagtaaaagttccgtacccttctccatgtttggtggatccgccgattacttttttTCCGgatccacagcagacagcagcagacttttacaaaataaaagcctgtgagcagcagacttttacaaaataaaagcctgtgagcaacagacttttacaatactaaaataaataaaaataaataaataaatttaaaaaaaaactacgttaatgtgcgataaaatatttatcggcattaaataattaatgagttaacgcgataataacgagttacctctcccagccctagtaaaataTTAAAGTAAGATGGTTAGATTAAAATGAAGATGAGGGTAACACAATCAGGAGTTATGTGTAGCTACTGGAGCAGATTTTGGCAACACGTCAGAAACTAATAATACCTGTTAAAATACAACCTTGCACTTATAGTGAatcaaagtacaaagtatttATTCACACTTTGGCTTTAGAAGTACAACATATTGTAGATATTTGGAAGTCCTGATGATTTCTTCCCCCGTTGGAAAAAGCCAGGCAAGCTATATTTCCACTActgagggtcagaggtcacattGCACACTGTCGTGTCTTGTGAGGTAGAAGAAGTGAAGAGATGGAGATGataaaaggagaaagaaaaggacaCTTACTCTGAGATATTGAGTAATGTCATCAATAAACAGTGTTTGGACAAACTGAGCAAAAATCGACAATATAGATGTGTATACTGGACTGGATTACTGACCTTGATACACTACTTTCATTGTACACTTTCTACTTGGACTGAGAGACAATGCATGAGTTTAAAAGTTACCAATCCCCTGAGGCTCATGAGCTGGAGCACATTTCTGCTGATTCAAAAACCAGAGATGACCCAAATGTGGATCCAAAGCAAAAAACCGTcagctgtctgtttgttttagtGAATCTCAGGGAGTGGGTTTTTCATTGACCAATAGTAATTAAACAGATTTGCTTTAATCCTGGACTTTGTAAAAGACATCATCGTTATTTTTCTTCTaatcttttttacatttttaaacctACAGATATGTTTTGAGTTCGGTTAGGTTAAGTAGAAGACGTGATTTCACCGATTTGTTTCCCtaaaagggagaaaagaagatcCGTTATGCCTCAGGGCAATCGAGATCCTCACAGCATGGcttgtaaacaaaataaaagtcaacaCTGAGTGGCTATGTTTTAATTTATAAATGAAGCCCTTTGCATTAGGCTTTGTTAACCATCTTTTGGCTGTAGCTTCATATGTAATGAGTCATAAAAGAGTGATAAATGCATTTCTCTAACAGTCAAGCCATTATTTCACATACAAAGggatcagaggtgggtagtaacgagttacatttactggattaagtttttgaaaaaattagttttaaatctctatactttttacttttccttgagtagatgtgtgcagcagaaactgtcctcttactccgctacattaggctacaatgagctggttacttttcttcttacctctttggtattctacgcctcattatttttatccccccgcgtacgcctcattttaatgttttattctgacagagagagagacttccgccaaaggctctaccacctgactgtgttccaccaatcagacgcagccgtgcagtctggtcacgtgaccgtactcgatctcagcggcgggacgggttagctttagcattagcagtcgtagcaaacaaagaaagaaacagatgaaaaatgtcagaaccaacggtgggaaatgaagacgcagacgaggcctcatactgaaagcatgtttaccttacaaagagtgagaaacagcagctacattatgtgtcttctgtgtcaaccaaaacaaacgcacatttcagcagaaactcaacatctaacgtgaggaaacatgtagcgctaagtttcctaaactcgttttttcccccatggataggtgaatgtttgttttttaggttacatatgggttacacatgttttaaacatttcctaagtgtcttttattctttattgaagttcttgaatttacctggattattttaatttaagatattttgtaattaattaattaattttaatttatttgatcaattggatgaactctaatttgcctaaagatgattatttagtatttttgtctgattgaatgcttgtgttaacaaataaatcagacgttactcaacagttactctaatttactttaattatttggatgaatactttttactttcacttgagtcatattattctgaagtaattTTTGGCTACTCCACCCACCTCTGATGGGGATAAACCGGCACCATGCTAAGGTTAGCCTTCCATCAAATCAGAAGTGTGTTGGATGACAGTGAACAGAAATGATAGATTAGAACATTTTGATTGCACACGTGCCTGCTTCTCATCAATTTTGGACCCTGCTGCAGAGATTCCCTCCAGACACTTGGAGATGATGGGCAACACATTCTTCTCGATGTCAGAAAACTTGCAGTAACCCTCCGCCAGCCGCCGGATTCTCTGCTCATCCATTTCCTGCAGATTCTGTTCAGCACACACGACCAGCAGGATCTCATTAGATTCAATGGTTACACCGGCATTCACATGCATGTGAACACACAGAACAGGAACAATACAAAAGCTTGTTTTCGTTAGCTCGTCACATTAGCAGGTACTGAAGGTGAAAGTGTGCGTTTTTACGATGGTCTCACATTGAAGAGCTGTGGGATCTCTGAGTAATAGAAGCTGTTCTGCTCCTTGTTGTATTTCTGGAGCTGTGCGGCATACTCGTTCCTGCACTCCTCCGCcgtgcgtgtgcgtgcatgtgcatGCTGCTTGGCCTTTAGAGcaaaggacagacagacagaatgaCCGAAAACATGAGAGAGGAAGGTGAAAGCATCCAGGAAGTGGATGACGCAAACCCAAATGCATGGCAGAGGGCACACAGGAATAGATGTAAAGAGAGGATGAATGATGCAGGAAGGTTAGAGGGAGAGAAGCAAGAGAAGGTCTCAGTGTTCCTTagaaacatacattttttttaaagaaaaagggCTTAGTGATTAAGGTTAAGGTGTGAGTGTTTACTTTATCAACATCGAGTTTGGTGGCATTGAGGTCGCTCTCTGTTTTTTCTGCTTGTTGCGTTGCTTTGTCAGCCTCCGCCCACTCCTTGGCGAAGCGCTTCTTTGTCTGCAGGCATGAACACAAATAAACTTTATTAGATTTCTGCAGCAGTAGTGTCACCAAAGAAAGTGTTGTggtatacactggaaaaaatctaaatcttaccaagtatatttttctcattgagcatctcattacacttaatataagacacaactgcctaacaagtaccaattttagccagatatagggacttgttttaatacaatacatctggaatatcttattaagtgaaaaagttttgaaaacaaattgttttgagtcacatttcacatgaaacaagcttttttttttttacatttgaagaggtttttaagctaatcacaagatcacttttaactcaaaagtcctaaatatcacattttatttcaagaaatcatgacaagctgattttcactagttccattggcagatttttttattcatttcaagcaaaaacgtcttttatttgctgtttttttacttatttttggaggcgtattttttccagtgtatatgtCCTACTTCTGCATGAGCTGCCACGTGAAATCCTTTAAATAGTCTGATCCAAACATGCTACTCACACTCTCCAgctgtttcaaactgctttctAAGTTCTGCTGGGCCTTCTTGGTGTCAGACAGGTGCTGGAGAAGGAAGAGGTTGCATTTTAAGATCATGACACAGCAAACCACTGCACTTTGCAAACGTCTCcgttcctccctccctctctcacGGTTTTGCGCTCCAGTTTGATGTCCTGAAGGTACTTGGTGAGTTCCACACAGATGCTGGTCATCATGTTTTCTGCAATGAGCTCCCGTTGCCCTGCATAATCATTCAGCTCATTCAGGATCTCCTGGAATGACGCGTGATTACTAtatctgcagcagaaaggaaaggaaataatGACAAATTGAACAAAGACCCAGATTTGATGGAAGTGTCACTACAACTCTGGGTAAAATGCAATTAAGGAAAAATTAAAGAGAGGGAGACAAAACAGACTTCAATATGTAGAGTGAAACTGTAGTGGATCTCTTCTTTGCTCTTTTGGTTTCGATCGTtttattttccataaaagcatCATCATTACTGTTAGAAAGCATCAGATTTCCAAACTAATCATAATTCTTGAAACAATCCGTCCTGAAGTAAAGCAAATAAATCACACCGATTGTTTCTTATTTCTACAGTAAACATCTAAACCATCACAGGTCACATCAAAACAGACATTTTAATTCAATGATATTAATGAGGAAAATAATTCTGCAATGCAATACACCAAAGTTGCCTACTCGCT is a genomic window of Odontesthes bonariensis isolate fOdoBon6 chromosome 4, fOdoBon6.hap1, whole genome shotgun sequence containing:
- the trip10b gene encoding thyroid hormone receptor interactor 10b isoform X1 — encoded protein: MDWGTGLWDQYDVIDKHTQCGLDLVERYIKFVKERTDVEQNYAKQLRNLTKKYTKRGSKEEQDCKYSNHASFQEILNELNDYAGQRELIAENMMTSICVELTKYLQDIKLERKTHLSDTKKAQQNLESSLKQLESTKKRFAKEWAEADKATQQAEKTESDLNATKLDVDKAKQHAHARTRTAEECRNEYAAQLQKYNKEQNSFYYSEIPQLFNNLQEMDEQRIRRLAEGYCKFSDIEKNVLPIISKCLEGISAAGSKIDEKQDSIIFIEQHKSGFERPGDLEFEDYSQGIKPATSESSLHPPKVRAKLWPFKKHKISLAEKHTPPPAEDFSHLPPEQRKKRLQGKIDDIAKDLQREQDQSEALEKMKGVYEQSPQMGDPSSLEPQISETGQNIGRLRGELAKYETWLSEAVGGEESSNAINNNTQHGVSTAEHGLNIYSEFDDDFDEIETPIGQCTALYTFEGNSEGTVSITEGELLSIMEQDKGDGWMRVLRAGGEEGYIPSSYVKYTS
- the trip10b gene encoding thyroid hormone receptor interactor 10b isoform X2; the encoded protein is MDWGTGLWDQYDVIDKHTQCGLDLVERYIKFVKERTDVEQNYAKQLRNLTKKYTKRGSKEEQDCKYSNHASFQEILNELNDYAGQRELIAENMMTSICVELTKYLQDIKLERKTHLSDTKKAQQNLESSLKQLESTKKRFAKEWAEADKATQQAEKTESDLNATKLDVDKAKQHAHARTRTAEECRNEYAAQLQKYNKEQNSFYYSEIPQLFNNLQEMDEQRIRRLAEGYCKFSDIEKNVLPIISKCLEGISAAGSKIDEKQDSIIFIEQHKSGFERPGDLEFEDYSQGIKPATSESSLHPPKVRAKLWPFKKHKPPPAEDFSHLPPEQRKKRLQGKIDDIAKDLQREQDQSEALEKMKGVYEQSPQMGDPSSLEPQISETGQNIGRLRGELAKYETWLSEAVGGEESSNAINNNTQHGVSTAEHGLNIYSEFDDDFDEIETPIGQCTALYTFEGNSEGTVSITEGELLSIMEQDKGDGWMRVLRAGGEEGYIPSSYVKYTS